The stretch of DNA ACGGCCGACAGCGGAGAGGATGTGATAATGAGTTCCTCGGAAGCCGATTACGCCGCCAATTTAGAACTCGCAAAAATCGGTGTTTCAGAAGACGAGAGGGAAGGGCTGAGAACAACCTCCGGTCTTGACGAACTCTCCGAGGTTCATACTCCAGATCTTAAGACGGTCGAGGAGGTGGCGCAGCTTTTAAAGGTCGGGCCGGAAAAACTGATAAAAACCCTTATAGTGCGTACCGAGACGGAACCAGTCGTTGCGCTTGTAAGAGGAGACACAGATCTCAGCCTGACCAAGCTTCGAAATTTTCTCGGGTGTGATGTCACGGAACTTGCCGATCCGCAGACAATTCTGGAAATTTCAGGAGGCCCGCTTGGATTCAGCGGGCCCGTGGAACTTAAGAGAAAGAACGTGAGGGTGATTGCGGACAAATCCGTTCGCAATATGAAAAACGCCGTGACGGGAGCCAACAAAGGCGACCACCACATAACCGGCGTTAACCCCGGGCGGGACTTTGAAGCCGATTCCTATGCGGACATAAGGGTGGCAAGGGAAGGGGATCCGTGCCCGGTTTCCGAAAACGGAGTTCTGAAGGCGTCAAGAGGCATTGAAGTCGGACATGTTTTCAAACTGGGGACCAAGTACAGCGAAGCCATGGGAGCCACATACGTAGATGAGAACGGGGTCGAAAAACCGCTTGTTATGGGTTGTTACGGAATCGGGATAGGAAGAACGGTAGCAGCGGCGATAGAACAGAATAACGATGAGTACGGAATAAAATTTCCCGTCCCCATAGCTCCGTTTGAAGTTTCCGTGCTTCCGATAAACATGAAGCAGCAGGATGTGAAGGACGTAGCGGAGAAAGTATACTCAGCGCTTCTCCACGATGGAGTGGATGTTCTTATCGATGACAGGGCGGAGACCGCTGGCGTGAAATTCAAAGACTCGGATCTGCTCGGAATCCCGATTCAGGTCACTGTCGGGCAAAGAAGCCTGAAAGAGGGCAAGGTGGAGATAAAGAATAGAAACTCCGGTGAGAGAATAAGCATTACCGTGGAAGAAGCCTCAGGAGAAATTGCTGCTCTTTTGGCTGAAGAGAGATAAGAAGAACCTCGGGGCGCAAATTCTGGGGTTTATATACTTACACTGCCCAAAAGTGTGATAGAATGTGAGCATGGGCTTAATGTGTTCCCTACGGAGCAAGTTCGAGATAATACTGCAGCGTCCGGGCAGTATAGAGAAGCGCTTAAAATGAGTGACGTAGAATTTAAAATCCAGCTCGATCAGTTCAAAGGAGTTCTGATAATAAGCATATCCGGCGAGATCAAAGGCCTGAGCGGACGGGAATTTCACCGTGAGATATTCCAGAGAATCCAGGAGCAGGATGTTCCTATAGTTCTGGATCTCGAAGGGCTGAACTACATCAACAGCATGGGACTGCGCTCGATCCTGCTTGTCGCCAAAAGGCAGCAGGAGAACAAAGCGAAGTTCGCGGTGTGCTCCCTGTCCAAACCTATGAGAGAAGTATTCGAGATCACGTGTTTTGACCGAATCATGCCGGTGCTCGATTCCCGCTCCGAAGCCATAGCAGCGGTAACTTAAAAGTCCGTCCGATACAGGTAACGGATATCCTTAAACCCATACAGCGTCGGAATCACGTTGCCGAGACTAACAAAAAAAATGATTCACAGGATTTGTGAACGAAACAATCTGGTTGCGGTTCTCGCCCTGGTTCTCACTACCAAGTTTAGCCTTTAATCTTTAGCTATTTCTTTCTGAAAGTGAAGTTTCCTTCTTTGTCCAGATCCACTTTTACCGTGGCTGAATCCTTGAAACTCCCTTTCAATATCTGGTTTGCAAGCGGGTCCTGTATATATTTCTGTACGGCGCGTTTAAGCGGTCTCGCCCCGAAAACGGGATCGTAACCAATATCGACCAGCCTTGTAACGGCTTTCTCGGAAAGTTGTATAGCGAGATTTTTCTCCGCAAGCCTCTCTTTTAGATATCCGATCTGTATCTCGGCTATTTTAATGAGGTCTGTTCTTTTCAGAGCGCTGAATATGACAACTTCGTCAATTCTGTTTAGAAATTCAGGACGAAAGTAGTTTCTGAGCATCTCGTTTATTCTGTTTTCCATTTCCTCGCTGTTCCCTGACGATTCCTGTATGTGCTGGCTCCCCAAGTTTGAGGTCATTATTATTACAGTGTTGCGGAAATCAACGGTTCTTCCCTGCCCATCGGTGAGTCTTCCGTCGTCAAGAATCTGAAGAAGCAGGTTAAACACATCGGAGTGCGCTTTTTCTATCTCGTCAAAAAGCACCACGGAGTAGGGTCGTCTCCTCACGGTTTCTGAAAGCTGCCCGCCTTCCTCGTATCCGACATACCCGGGAGGGGCTCCGATCAGTCTTGATACCGAGTGCTTCTCCATATACTCACTCATGTCAATTCGTACAATCGCATCTTCATTGTCGAACATGAATTCGGCAAGTGATCTGGCGAGTTCAGTCTTCCCAACCCCTGTAGGTCCGAGGAATATAAACGAGCTTATCGGCCTTCTCGGATCGGAGAGCCCGGCCCTTGACCTGCGAAGCGCGTTTGAGACCAGTTTTATCGGCTCCGGCTGCCCCACCACCCGTTTCGAGAGTCTTTCTTCCATGTGAACGAGTTTCTCGACTTCCTCTTCAACCAGGCTTGATACTGGTATTCCCGTCCACTTCGATACAACCGCGGCTATATCTTCGGCACTTACTTCCTCGCGAAGCATTTTCCTTTGGCTCTGTATTTCGGAAAGCTCCGCGCCGAGGCTCTCCAGATCCTTTTCAAGTTCCGGGATTCTGCCATAAAGAAATTCGGATGCGCGGGAGAGGTCTCCTTCTCTCTGCGCTCTCTCCGCATCGATTCTTCCGTTCTCTATTTCCTCTTTGGTCCTTCTTATTCTCGATATGCAGTCTTTTTCCTTCTGCCAGTGCGCCTCAAGTATCTCCGCTTCCTTCTTTAGTTCCGAGAGGTTTTTTTCAATCCCTTCAAGCTTTCCCAGAAGTTCAGGTTCCTGCTCTTTTTTAAATCCCTCCCTTTCTATCTCAAGGCGCATTATCTTTCTTTTTATTTCGTCTATCTCGGTCGGCACGGAGTCAATCTCCATTTTGAGCCGCGCCGAGGCTTCATCCATAAGGTCAACGGCCTTGTCCGGCAGAAACCTCCCGGAGATATACCTGTTTGAAAGCTGGGAGGCGGCAACAAGAGCTTCGTCCTTGATTTTCACGCCGTGATGAACTTCATATTTTTCCTTAAGACCTCTTAGGATCGACACGGTTTCCTCCACGGAAGGCTCATCAACGTAGACCTGCTGAAACCTGCGTTCAAGGGCGGCGTCTTTTTCTATGTGATTTCTGTATTCATCAAGAGTGGTCGCACCTATGCAGTGAAGTTCTCCGCGCGCAAGGGCCGGCTTGAGCATGTTTGACGCGTCCATAGCTCCATCGGCCGCCCCTGCTCCCACGACGGTGTGTATTTCGTCTATGAAAAGAATTATCTCTCCTTGGGATTCCGTAACCTCTTTGAGTACCGCCTTGAGCCTCTCTTCGAACTGTCCCCTGTACTTCGCCCCGGCGAGAAGCGATCCCAGATCGAGGGAAATGAGCTTCTTATCCTTAAGTCCTTCTGGAACATCGGAGTCGACTATGCGCTGGGCAAGCCCCTCCACTATGGCCGTTTTCCCCACTCCGGGTTCCCCTATGAGGACAGGATTGTTCTTCGTTCTTCGAAGAAGTACCCGTATCACATTCCTTATCTCGTCGTCTCTTCCTATAACAGGGTCTATGCCTCCGCTTCGGGCAAGCTCGGTGAAATCTTTTCCGTATTGGCGAAGCGGTTCCATCGTGTCTTCAGGATTTTGCGTGTCCACTGTCTGGTTACCTCTCAGTTCTTTTAGTGATTTTAATATCCCTTCCTTGGTTACATCCGATTCCGAAAAGCTGTCTTTAAGAGACCCGGTGGCGTGAGAAACCACTCCAATCAGAAGGTGTTCGGTACTTACATAGGCGTCCCCGAGATATCGCGCTTCTTTGTCAGCCGACCGGATAGCAGAGTCAAGTTCTCTGCTCATGTATACCTGATCAGATGCTCCCTTTACCTTGGGAAGCCTGGATATCTGTTCGGCGGCCGTCCGCGCAAGCTCCCGGGGGTCGGATTCCAGCTGCTCCAGAATCCTGGTTGGCATCCCGGGCTTACTTAGCAGGGCCGCGAATAAATGGGGCAAGTCAACTACTTGGTTTTCGTTGTCGCTTGCCGCGTTTCGTGCCTCCACGATAGCTTCTTGGGCCTTCAATGTGAGTTTTTCGGGCGAAATCATCTCACACACAAAATAATTCTTCTTTGCCCGGAATCAAGAAATTGGCTGGAATAAAAAAGATAGGGAACACAGAACAAAGTTGCGCAACAATCCCCAAGAGCGGTTAAAGCACCGCACGCGTAACTTTTTTGTGTTGCCTATAAAAACCGGGATATTGCAGGGACGCAGACTATAGTGCCGCTACATTATTTCCCAAGAATGCTCACGACGCAGGTGATACCGTCCATGGCGGGCTGGGCGCCTCCCATGGTCTCGATAATACCGACTTTGGCATCTTTCACCTGGCGTTCAGGCTCAACTTCCTCTCTTAGCTGCCTTACGATCTCAGCGGTCTGAAGAAGTCCGGTAGCCCCAACGGGATGTCCCCGTGAAAGCAGGCCGCCGCTTGGGTTGACGGCAACTTTATCACCGCCCACCCACGTGCTTTTTTCGTCTATGAGGGTAGCTCCCTCTCCCTTTTCGCAAAAGCCCAGGGATTCCACAACCATCATCTCCGCTATTGAGAAAGCATCGTGAATTTCAGCCACGTCCATGTCCTCGGGTCCCAGTCCTGCCATTTCATAAGCCATCTGGGAGGTTCTCCAGACATTTTCGGAAGGATCGCAGGTAAGGCCTGTGGGACTGCTGTACTTGCCCGACTGGGCAACACAGCCCAGGATCTTTATTGGCATCTTTTTAGCAAGTTCTCCGACATGTTCCTCGGAACACAGCACCGCGGCCGCGGCCGCGTCCCCAACGGGACAGCACATGTTGCGCGTAAGCGGGTCGGCAATCATCGGCGCATTCAGTACTTCTTCCACCGTGGTGGGCTTTCTGTACTGGGCAAGAGGATTCAGGGAGGCGTGGTAGCGACTTTTTACGACGACTTCGGCCAGCTGTTCCAGGGTAACTCCGTATTCGCTCATGTACTTTGAAGCTCTTATCGCGTAGAGTCCGGGCATTCCCATGCCGATGGAAACCTCAAGGTCGTCTTCCTCAAGGGGTAGGGGACCTCCGGAGAGAATTCTACTCAGATTCTCGACACCGAGAGCGAGGGCTATGTCGTACTGTCCGTAGGCTACGGTTCTCCAAGCTTCCCAGAGGGAAAGCGTTCCGCTTCCGCAAGCACCCTCCACATTTATGGTCGGCTGTCCGACGAGACCTATTTCCTTAAGAGCTCTCTGTCCGACTCCCATGCCTTGGTAGACATGACCGCAGAACGCGATTTCTATTTTCCGCGCGTGAATTTCCGAGTCCTGTATCGCGGCCCATGCGGCTTCTCTTGCGAGGACGTGAGCCGGTTTGTCGGGAAATCTTCCGCAGGCGGTGTTTCCCACTCCTATAATGTAAACGTCTCTCATTGATAATTCCTCCAGCTTGCACTTTAAATTCGGCAATAAAATGTATACAAAATCGTTTGCGTTGTAAAATTTACGAGATTTTGATTTTCGATGATGAAATTTTCGCAATTTAATGGTATGATGTCTGGAGAGGTTTTGGAGTTTAACTCTGAATAAAAAATACCCAGATAGGAGGTTATTAATATGAGTGATGTACCAAGTGCCAGCGAAGTTGGTAATATCATGGACACCTTCAGTTCCATAGGACTAAGAAGGTCCATCAGATGGTATGAGCCGCATCAGTCCGTTGAGAAATGGAAGGTTCAGGCCATGCTGGAAGCTGCCAGGCTTTCTCCTACGGCAGGCAACTTCAATGGCCAAAGAGCAATAGTTGTATACAGGGATGAAGATCCCGAAATATGGGAGTTTATATCCGACTGGAGTCAGATTACAACGCAGATGGCTCCCGTGCTTATCTTCTGGTGCTACGACATGGGCAACTACGACACAATGGGTCAGTCTATCCACGACCTTCTAAGAACCGGAGCACTCGATAAGGCGCACGGCTGGGAATATGACAGGGTATCCAGGCTGTTCCCGCTTCCTGCAATGCTTCCCGATGCGGTACTGCACCGGCTTGCCGCGATCGATCTTGGAAACGCGATACAGAATGCCTGTCTTGTTGCGACGTCCTTGGGTCTCGGAACCTGCCTTAACGGCGCCAGCGGTGGAGCCAGAAGGAACACGAAAGCAAAGTTCAATCTTCCAGACACTTACGTGTTCAGCTGGCTTATGACCGTCGGTTATCCCGCTGAGAGCATGGACGGCGGCGGAGCAAGAAGCCGACCTCCGTTTGAAACCATGTTCTTCGAAAAACAGGTCGGAAACGCCTTCCCGAGAGATCCCGAGGTAGTAAAGCTTCTTGAGGATCTGAACATGCTTCAGCCATCAGGACCTCTTCCCGGAAGACTTGAGGAGATCAACAAGCTCACCAAACGTTTCGGTCTCGGAGACGAGTGGCTTACGGACTGGAAGCTTGAAGATTCCCAGCTTGGAGATCTTGCGGGAGACAAGAAACCTGAGCCCCTCAGTGCCGAGGAAGTTCAGGCTTCGGCCGCGGGTGCATCCGCTGACCCCTCGGGCTTTACCCTCAAACCGACGGTGAAGCGGGAGGAGATCCAGAAGTACAGGGAAGAAAAAGGCATAGGGGATGCCGACTAGTTCTTATCAAAAATAAACAAGGAGGTTTTGGTAATGGCAGAGATAACGCTGAATATTCCAGATCCGATTCATGACAGAATAAAAAGGAGAGCCGAGCAAACCAAAAATACCGATATTGGTATTATAATCGCTACTCTGGCTCTTACTTTCGGCGCCGCGTTTTATGACCATACAAAGTGGCTCCAGAATCTAGATGGAGTAGACGACAAGTCTAAGCCTTGGTAAGGTCACGGAAGTAAAAAACAAAAAGGGGGATGTTCGTGCGAACGGTCATCCCCCTTTTTTATTGCTTTTACAAACAAGACTGCTAAAGCCCTTGGGAAACTAAGGCGAGCTATGCAGCAGGGAAGGCGAGAAACTGCTTTTCAGTTTTTCCCCCAAGTTAGAATTCCGGAGTTTGGCATCCGCATCGGTTTCTTCAACGAATTTCTCTATATAGAGAAGTAACTCTCTGAAATTTCTTCCGTTTCTGGCTGATACAAACGGCGTTTCAGGAAATGCCTCGTGAAGAGCAGCTTGTGTATCCGCATCGGCCTGATCAACCTTATTAAACACGAGAATGCTTGGTATGTCTTCGAACTCCATGGATTCTACGATCTTAATTACCGAATCTATTTTTTCCCTGACCTCGGGATCGCTTGCGTCCGCGACGTGAAGCAGCAGGTCAGCTTCTCCTATCTCTTCAAGCGTAGCCCTGAACGCATTTATGAGTTCTTTTGGAAGCTTGCTTATAAAGCCTACCGTGTCAGTCATAAGTACGTGCTTTCCTCCAGGAAGCATAACCCTTCTCGTTGTCGGGTTAAGAGTTGAGAAAAGCTTGTCCTGAGTCATGATGGAAGCCTTAGTCAGACGATTAAAAAGCGTTGACTTGCCGACATTTGTGTACCCTATGAAAGACAGGGTCGGAATTTTCGAGGTTTTCCTGTTTTTTCTCGTGTGTTCCCTTCTTCTGCAAAGACCGTCAATCTGTTTTTCGAGTTGTTCGATCTGTTTTCTTATGTTTCTTCTTTCCTGCTCCAGTTTCTTCTCTCCGGGACCTCTTGTTCCTATTCCGCCCCCCAGCTGGGAAAAAGCAGCTCCCTTGCCTTTAAGTCTCGGTAAATTGTATTGAAATTCGGCAAGCCTTGCTTGGATCTTTCCTTCGTTTGTCTTGGCGTGTTTAGCGAATATCTGTATTATCAGCTGACTTCGGTCCATTATATCGAGACCGGATTCCTCCCCGATAGCGTTTGCCTGGGCGGGGGTAAGCTCCGTGTCGAAAATTATGGTGTCCGCTCCAAGGTGCTTGGCGTGAAGAGCAATTTCCCTGAGTTTGCCTCTGCCGACGAGGTAACGAGGATCTATGTTTTTTCTTGTCTGAACCATCTTGTCGAGCACCACTTTCTCGGCAGAAAGAGCCAGAGAGTTAAGTTCCCCAAGGGATTTCTCGGCCAGGTAGCGGAATTTGGTGCTGAACCCCACGAGCATCACTCCTTCCCTGTTTTCCTTGCCTCCGTTCTTTAGGAAAGCATGCCTGAGAGATTCTTCTATACCATCTATTTCCTGTTCGAGATTAATGTTTATTCGACCCAGGTCCGAAAACTTCGAAATCTCCCATTTCACCTGACTTTCTCCATTCGGTGGAACAAGGTTCGCATACTCAAAGCGTCCGGCTGAACCGTTTTGACCAGTAGATACCGAAGCCACCAGATCGAGTCTTTCGCTTGCCAGAGTTATCAGGTCGGAATTTGTAAGACCGGATCCCTTGAGATTGGTTCTTAGAGCGCGAAAGCCCCTGAGTCTGTATTTTGCTCTTCTCCTTCTTCCAAGCAGTTTTTCAAAAGGAAAATCGCAAGGTTCTCCGATGAAGACAAATCTTATCTTTCCCTTGCGGTTAATAAGTACCGTTATAGTTCTTTTAAGTTCGCCCGAGAAGGCTAAAAGAGTTCGGGTGAGTTCAGGGGTTAGTAACCGATCTTGGGGGATTTTCCTCTTGTATATCCTGAGCAGGTTCTTCAGGTCGCTTTTCGTAAGTCCCGAGGTATTTCCGTAGATTCTATCTATCTTTTGTTTCCCCTTGATGCTTATATTATTATATTGTGCAAGGAATTTGAAGCGTTTTCGGCGAAACTAGGGAAAAATCTATACCAGTTCACGGGTTTTTCAGGGCTGGGAACAGCGAAGCTTTTTGTTTCCAGAAACTCCGGATTAAAAGCTGCAGGGCAGGGTGATGTGCCGTGGAAACGGAAAAACAGCCATGGATCGCTGAGTTTTACGAAAAAGAAAAAGTCTCAGACGACTCAGATGATATATATGAGGAGATGAAGGAAGCCTCAGATTTTCTCTGCCGCAGCTTTGAGACCCATGTGGAGTCTTTAAACAAGGAATACGGCCGAGACACAATCAGCGTGATTGCACCGCCTCCGGGTTTTATGCACGCGGTTTTTGACACTGGAGCAAAAACTCCCGGGTTTTTAATCCTTTTCGGCACTTCAAAGCTGATTATGGTTCTTTGCGGGAACGAAAAAGCCGTCACCTTCGTTGGAAGAAAAATTGATCCCGACCCTCAAAAACCGAAGAAAAATATGAAACTCCTCGGAATAAACTGGGAAGAGAAAAAGAGCGGGGGATATCTTTTCCGGGACAGTACTGGAGTGGAGATTGAGGTCCACGAACTTATCCTGCGGGTAATCCGCTGGGGCGCTACCTAGGGAGTAAGAACAAGGTGTGTTAAGAAGGCGATGACCATTATGAGTCCAATAAGTATTGGCACGCCGAGTATGTATTTAAACCCTTCTTTTTCGTGTGGTTCGAGATTGAACATGATGGCGCAAAGATAACCTATGCTTTGCATCATTGCAAAGCTTTATTGAACAGGTTTTGAAATTTTGTTAAGTTTCTACAGTGATGATTGAATATGTAACTCCCTTTTTCCGCCCTCCAAGCGAACACAAGAGCTTTATTCTGCAAGCTACCATCGGCTGCTCCCACAACAAATGCACCTATTGCGCCATGTACAGAAAAGAAACCCAGAAATTCAGGGTAAGGCCTATGGGCGAAATCAAGGAGATCATTGATGCCGCCGAGCGCAATGGGTTGCTTGAACGAAGGGTTTTCATAGCGGATGGCAACGCACTTGTTCTCTCCACGGCAAAACTCATGGAAATAATGGACTATCTCCACGAAAAAGCCCCGGGTCTTGAGAGAATCACTATGTACGCGAATGTAGGAGACATACTCAGAAAATCTGTTGAAGACCTCACGCGTCTCCGGGAAAACGGCCTCTCCATGGTCTACATAGGTTTTGAAAGCGGAGACGACATTGTGCTGGAGAGAATAGAGAAGGGGGCGAACTTTGCCGAGACTGTTGAAGCCTCAAGAAAACTGAAAGCCTCTGGGATAATGAATTCGGTTATGGTTCTTCTCGGTATCGGCGGAAAAGACAGGAGCAGGGAGCACGCTTTGGCTACAGGGAAACTTCTTACGGAATGCGATCCGGAATATGTCGGAGCTCTCTCCCTTCAACTTCGTCCCGGAGCTCCTATTTACGAGCAGTGGCAGGAAGGGCTTTTTGAGCTTCCGGACAAATTTCAGATGATAGAGGAACTTGAAACCATAGTTGAGAATACGGAGCTCTCCGACGGTTATTTCTATTCAAACCATATATCGAACTATCTTCCTGTCAGGGCTAAATTCCCCGAGGAAAAAAGCAGAGTTCTTGAAGACATAAAAGAAGTGTTAAGAACCAGAGACGAAGCTTTTCTTCGTCCGGATTATTACAGAGACGTAGTAAACCAGTACTGAAAAAAACTTAAGGAGGCTGAAATGGGAAAAATTGCAACAACTTCCCCGGTTTGGGGATGCAGTGTGAGTGACCTTAGAGCGCTCGCGGGAATTACTGAAGAAGCGGGTTTTGACGGTATCTTCTCTCCCGAGGTACCGCCTTACAACGCCATAACCAACGCTCAGGTGTTTGCGGAGTGCACCGAGAAGATAAATGTCGGAACGTGGATAGCCAACATATACATGCGCCAGCCTGTAGTGGCTACCGCGACTGCGCTTACCATACAGGAAATAACGGACGGAAGAATGATTCTCGGACTCGGAGTCAGTCACAAGCCTGTTAACAATAGATACGATATAGACATGGGAAACCCGATTGAGGCGATGAGAAGCTACGTCGGGGAAGTGAGGGCCTTTGCCGACGGAACGTCTCCAAGGCTTTCTCTTAAAAGACAAGTGCCGGATCTCCCGGTCCATATAGCGGGACTCACTAAAGCCGCGGCGGAGCTTGCCGGAGAGGTTGCCGACGGCATAATGCCGTATCTATGCCCTCCCGCCTATATAGCTACCTTAAAAGGGCATGTTGCTGCGGGCGCCGCAAAAGCGGAAAGGGATCCTTCAGCCATATCGATTACAAACGGCATTCCGTCCTTTGTCTCGGATGATGGAGACGCAGCCGTTGCCGCAGCCAAAAGAGGGCTCGGTCCGTACGCCAGGTTTCCCTTTTACCAGAGACTCATAAGAAACATAGGTTTCGGGGATATAATCGACCAAGTGCAGGACGGAGCAAATCCGGCCGAAGTTTTCACCGATGAGCTGATAGATTCGGTGGCGCTTGCCGGCACGCCGGATAACTGCAAGAAAAAACTCGAGGAGCATTTCACGGCTGGGGTCGATCTTGCCATATTGGTTCCCGGACCGGTAGGAAAGCAGAGTAATATAGAGGTAATGGAGATAACAGCTAAAGCTTATTCTTAAGTTTTTTGCAGACTAGAAGAGCGGAAAATAAACGATATTTTCCGCTCTTTCCTCTCTCCATAAATCTGCATATCTTTCCATAATCAATCATTTTTCCGGAACCTGCCGCTGCAATTGGAATTTTTTCACTCACGTGGTTGAGAACGGAATTTTATAAAAGTATAATTACGGCGATTTTATTCTCTTTGCCCTGGTCTGCCTGAGCGTGAGTATCGATAATAACATTCTATCCCTGCTCATATTCCTTCCTCTTCTGGGAGCTGTGGTTCTTGCGCTTCTGCCATATTTCCAGAAGGTTTCCGATCACCAGTTAAAAACGGTTGCGTTTTTAATAACCTTGGCCGAATTTGTAGTATCACTCCCGCTTTTCTTCAGGTTCAACGGTTCTCTTTCCATCATGCAGTTTGAAGAGAAAATCCCCTGGCTTACGGACCTGGGAGTATCTTATCACCTTGGAGTTGACGGTCTTAGCCTTCTGCTTGTGCTTCTCACGACCTTCCTTTTCCCGATTACGATTCTTTGCTCCTGGAACGCAATAAAAGGCGGATGGAGGGCATTCCTCTGTCTTACTCTTTTTCTTGAATCGGCGCTCATCGGAACCTTCACCGCGCTGGATATGATTCTTTTCTTCATATTCTGGGAGGCGGTACTGATTCCGATGTATTTCATCATAGGGATCTGGGGGTCTTCCAGAAGAATCTATGCGGCAATAAAATTCTTCATCTATACGGCGCTTGGGAGCGGGCTCATGCTGGTGGCGATCATTTACATGTACTACGCTCACATAGACCAGTTCGGCTTTGCGTCAATGAACCTCTTTGATCTCCAAAGAACAAGTCTCGTTTTTGACGGCATACTGAGTCCCCAGGGGCTTGTGTTCCTGGCGTTCTTCCTGGCTTTTGCAATCAAGGTTCCGATGTTTCCGTTCCATACCTGGCTTCCTGACGCCCATGTTGAAGCACCCACTCCCGGAAGCGTCATACTCGCAGGCGTGCTCCTTAAGATGGGGACCTACGCGGTGATAAGGTTTCTCATCCCGTTTTTCCCGGAGGCGATAGATGCATACACCGGAGTTCTCATAGCTCTTTCGATTACCGGAATAATCTACGGAGCGATGGTGGCATTCATGCAGACGGATCTCAAGAAGCTGGTCGCCTACTCAAGCGTGAGTCACATGGGGCTTATAATGCTGGGCGTGTTCATCTTTAACCTCCACGGTGTGCAGGGCGGAATCTACCAGATGATAGGCCACGGTCTTTCCACCGGAGCTCTGTTTATTCTTGTCGGGATGATATACGAAAGACGCCACACCAAAATGATTTCGGAATTCGGCGGGCTTGCGAAAGTGATGCCGATTTTTGCGCTATTTTTCATGATCGCCATGCTTTCTTCTATAGGGCTTCCTCTCCTAAACGGTTTTATCGGAGAATTTCTGATTCTGCTGGGAGTGTTCGCGGAAAGCTACTGGTACGCCGCGCTTGGGGCCACGGGACTTGTGCTTGGGGCCGTTTACATGCTCTGGGCATACCAGAGGGTGATGTTTGGACCTGTAATAAAGAAAATAAATTTGGGACTTAAGGATCTTAATCCCAGGGAGATAGCCCTTATGATTCCTCTCGCCGTAATGATGGTTCTGATGGGGGTCTATCCGCAACCATTTCTCTCAAAAATGGAACCCACGGTAACAAGAATAATAGATGGGACACAGCAAGAAGCTTTCCGTGTGGATGCCACTCTGCCGGAAACCCAGAGAAACAGGCCTTAGAGCTATAACCGGCCGGCTTTCAGGCGGCTGTTTGCAGGCTTGATCGAATCGATGTCTTTTAAAAAGCTCATAACAAAAAAAGTCGAGTTCTCTGCCTCTCACAGGTACTGGAACAAGAACTGGAGCGAGGAAAAAAACCGTGAGTTTTACGGCAAATCGAGCCTGCCGGGCGGACACGGGCATAATTTCGCGCTTGAAGTCACGGTAGAGGGAGAAATAAACCTGGAGACGGGAATGATTATTAACCTCTTTGACCTGAAGCGAATCATTTCCTCTGTTCTGGCCGATTTTGACCACAAGAACTTAAATGAAGACAATCCGCGTTTTCAGGATCTTATACCAACGACGGAAAACATAGCCAAGGTTCTCTGGGAAATGGTTGAGGAGAAAGTCCTTGAGAGGGACGACTGCCGTCTCTATAAAATAAGGGTATATGAAACAGACGATCTTTTCGTCGACTACCGCAAATGCTGAAA from Candidatus Dadabacteria bacterium encodes:
- a CDS encoding proline--tRNA ligase, whose product is MRFSSYFIPTVKEDPSDAEIISHKLMVRAGMIRKLAAGIYNYLPLGLKSIRKVENIVREEMNRAGAIELLMPAVLPAEPWIESARWDYYGKELLRFKDRAERDFCLGPTHEEIITDIVRKEIRSYKQLPVNFYQIQTKFRDEIRPRFGVMRAREFIMKDAYSFDISDEEADRSYQAMYDAYVRIFERCGLEFSVVAADSGNIGGSFSHEFMVTADSGEDVIMSSSEADYAANLELAKIGVSEDEREGLRTTSGLDELSEVHTPDLKTVEEVAQLLKVGPEKLIKTLIVRTETEPVVALVRGDTDLSLTKLRNFLGCDVTELADPQTILEISGGPLGFSGPVELKRKNVRVIADKSVRNMKNAVTGANKGDHHITGVNPGRDFEADSYADIRVAREGDPCPVSENGVLKASRGIEVGHVFKLGTKYSEAMGATYVDENGVEKPLVMGCYGIGIGRTVAAAIEQNNDEYGIKFPVPIAPFEVSVLPINMKQQDVKDVAEKVYSALLHDGVDVLIDDRAETAGVKFKDSDLLGIPIQVTVGQRSLKEGKVEIKNRNSGERISITVEEASGEIAALLAEER
- a CDS encoding STAS domain-containing protein, which gives rise to MSDVEFKIQLDQFKGVLIISISGEIKGLSGREFHREIFQRIQEQDVPIVLDLEGLNYINSMGLRSILLVAKRQQENKAKFAVCSLSKPMREVFEITCFDRIMPVLDSRSEAIAAVT
- the clpB gene encoding ATP-dependent chaperone ClpB, whose product is MISPEKLTLKAQEAIVEARNAASDNENQVVDLPHLFAALLSKPGMPTRILEQLESDPRELARTAAEQISRLPKVKGASDQVYMSRELDSAIRSADKEARYLGDAYVSTEHLLIGVVSHATGSLKDSFSESDVTKEGILKSLKELRGNQTVDTQNPEDTMEPLRQYGKDFTELARSGGIDPVIGRDDEIRNVIRVLLRRTKNNPVLIGEPGVGKTAIVEGLAQRIVDSDVPEGLKDKKLISLDLGSLLAGAKYRGQFEERLKAVLKEVTESQGEIILFIDEIHTVVGAGAADGAMDASNMLKPALARGELHCIGATTLDEYRNHIEKDAALERRFQQVYVDEPSVEETVSILRGLKEKYEVHHGVKIKDEALVAASQLSNRYISGRFLPDKAVDLMDEASARLKMEIDSVPTEIDEIKRKIMRLEIEREGFKKEQEPELLGKLEGIEKNLSELKKEAEILEAHWQKEKDCISRIRRTKEEIENGRIDAERAQREGDLSRASEFLYGRIPELEKDLESLGAELSEIQSQRKMLREEVSAEDIAAVVSKWTGIPVSSLVEEEVEKLVHMEERLSKRVVGQPEPIKLVSNALRRSRAGLSDPRRPISSFIFLGPTGVGKTELARSLAEFMFDNEDAIVRIDMSEYMEKHSVSRLIGAPPGYVGYEEGGQLSETVRRRPYSVVLFDEIEKAHSDVFNLLLQILDDGRLTDGQGRTVDFRNTVIIMTSNLGSQHIQESSGNSEEMENRINEMLRNYFRPEFLNRIDEVVIFSALKRTDLIKIAEIQIGYLKERLAEKNLAIQLSEKAVTRLVDIGYDPVFGARPLKRAVQKYIQDPLANQILKGSFKDSATVKVDLDKEGNFTFRKK
- a CDS encoding thiolase family protein; translated protein: MRDVYIIGVGNTACGRFPDKPAHVLAREAAWAAIQDSEIHARKIEIAFCGHVYQGMGVGQRALKEIGLVGQPTINVEGACGSGTLSLWEAWRTVAYGQYDIALALGVENLSRILSGGPLPLEEDDLEVSIGMGMPGLYAIRASKYMSEYGVTLEQLAEVVVKSRYHASLNPLAQYRKPTTVEEVLNAPMIADPLTRNMCCPVGDAAAAAVLCSEEHVGELAKKMPIKILGCVAQSGKYSSPTGLTCDPSENVWRTSQMAYEMAGLGPEDMDVAEIHDAFSIAEMMVVESLGFCEKGEGATLIDEKSTWVGGDKVAVNPSGGLLSRGHPVGATGLLQTAEIVRQLREEVEPERQVKDAKVGIIETMGGAQPAMDGITCVVSILGK